Part of the Verrucomicrobiota bacterium genome, ACGAGAACTCCCGTGCCCTCCCGAACCCCGCGACCGCAGATCAGTACCAGGAGGTCTACGCGCGCTTCAAAGGCCTTACGCAACGGTTGGCCAGCGGCGGCTACCTGTGATGAACGAAGCCGTGTGCCATGAAACTTGTCATCGGCAGCACCGGTGCGAGCGGGGCGGTTTACCTGCAGCGCTTACTCGAGCAGCTTGATTCGACTCAGCACGAGATTCATCTCATCCTCAGCCCGTTCGCCCGCCAGGTCATCCGTGATGAACTCGGCGAACTGCGCCTCCCGGCAGGGGTGCATGAACACAACGATCGGAGCATGAACGTGCCGTTTGCGAGCGGCTCAACGCTGTTTGATGCCATGATGATCGTGCCTTGCTCGATGGGTACGCTCGGCCGGATCGCGGCCGGCATCAGTGACAGCCTGATCACCCGGGCGGCCGACGTTTTTCTCAAGGAACGGCGCAAACTGATCCTCGTACCGCGTGAGACCCCCTGGAACCTCGTGCACGCGCGGAACTGTTGCAGTCTGCTCGAGGCCGG contains:
- a CDS encoding UbiX family flavin prenyltransferase produces the protein MKLVIGSTGASGAVYLQRLLEQLDSTQHEIHLILSPFARQVIRDELGELRLPAGVHEHNDRSMNVPFASGSTLFDAMMIVPCSMGTLGRIAAGISDSLITRAADVFLKERRKLILVPRETPWNLVHARNCCSLLEAGAVVLPAMPSFYGKPCSVTELVDTVVHRLLDQLGLPVSTAYRWYESPEP